From Anaerohalosphaera lusitana, one genomic window encodes:
- a CDS encoding helix-turn-helix domain-containing protein has translation MSRQDNYNTLGQAVKEYRGAMTQGDLARRMTEDAEQRHYPTRPDGKADTVSQSWISRLEDGKLKRDVSEDRRRWIARVLGADEDLFLRLPIAKQRAGDEHARTAGQTSYVIDFAKKLLSNLEPGSDVWFDSPLQEEPLSARKPEALWCHTQIITEGKSRVFVFSSERERKSVLKMPLLLAMVLGKLENDEDVETDEIIAGNGPFDDSLEICREVVTSFQRWRSDPITLSGQLFSFLQERLVLYHRTRFSDVPERPNPLTLIVVRSDASPTRRDSVPTSLAILAYGLGWADYYDKSEEWVSYFERAIEDGAFTPVTYSKADIAELAENKRIPLTITE, from the coding sequence ATGTCAAGACAAGACAATTACAATACACTGGGGCAGGCGGTTAAAGAATATCGAGGTGCGATGACGCAGGGTGACCTTGCCAGACGCATGACAGAAGATGCCGAGCAACGCCATTATCCTACAAGGCCTGATGGGAAGGCCGACACAGTGAGTCAGTCCTGGATATCAAGACTTGAGGATGGCAAGCTGAAGCGTGATGTTAGCGAAGACCGTCGACGGTGGATCGCTCGTGTTCTTGGAGCCGATGAGGATTTGTTCCTCAGACTTCCGATTGCCAAGCAGCGAGCTGGAGATGAACATGCTAGGACTGCGGGCCAAACAAGCTACGTTATTGATTTTGCTAAAAAACTTCTGAGTAATCTAGAACCTGGGAGCGACGTTTGGTTCGACAGCCCTCTTCAGGAAGAACCGCTGTCGGCACGGAAACCAGAAGCCCTTTGGTGTCATACCCAGATTATTACTGAAGGAAAATCGCGAGTTTTTGTTTTCTCCAGCGAACGCGAGCGAAAATCTGTGCTTAAGATGCCCCTATTATTAGCCATGGTTCTTGGTAAGCTGGAAAATGATGAGGATGTCGAGACAGACGAGATCATCGCCGGTAATGGGCCATTTGACGACTCTTTGGAAATATGCCGCGAGGTGGTGACCTCATTTCAGCGATGGCGATCAGACCCAATCACACTATCGGGACAGCTTTTTTCATTTTTACAGGAAAGGCTGGTTCTCTACCATCGTACACGCTTCAGCGATGTGCCAGAACGCCCAAATCCTCTTACATTGATAGTCGTACGATCAGACGCTTCACCAACGCGTCGCGATTCAGTTCCGACCAGTCTTGCCATTCTTGCTTATGGCTTAGGTTGGGCCGACTACTATGATAAATCAGAGGAGTGGGTTAGCTACTTTGAGCGGGCGATTGAGGATGGTGCATTTACTCCAGTCACATATTCGAAGGCCGATATTGCTGAATTAGCCGAGAACAAGAGAATTCCATTGACAATAACTGAATAA
- a CDS encoding DEAD/DEAH box helicase: MSRNCQLYLPLREANRRKIGGNTVIQVAEPAQICDLTFQKTAKSAYLYNDSLGREFAIYPPRTKQSHSEVPCQLRICQDAIGPEDLTCDTKLKWLQHPADDWVADPKSIVKEWQGHFRFIQEDEKSGTVGLREPQIGAIHATAAHWTLRSNPVTVVMPTGTGKTETMLSLLVYAQCPRLLVVVPSDALRSQLFTKFQSLGCLRKIQAIPHGIPNPCTGLLKRGIHDEQEARDFANCCNVIVATASILNSCDEASRKALAGECTHLFVDEAHHLGAKTWQHIKDLFEEKHVVQFTATPFRRDGKRFSGKLVYNYPLGRAQKAGYFKYVDLCPVDEIDEAASDRKIAERTIAKLREDLEKTLDHLVLARVKNISDVENVVSIYNEIAPEFNAIGIHSQVSQTEKLKCLEKLENRKSRILVCVDMFGEGFDLPNLKIAAMHEIHRSLPITLQFVGRFTRKASSVGDASVVVNVANPSVDKELQALYAEDANWNELLRRQSESKIEEEVRLQELIDSFEGTLPDELPLWNLRPTMSALMFTAEEAKWQPEKLLEVLPSTEVQWHAINPSEKIIVVVFAKKDDVKWGRYKDIRDWTWHLIVANWNDELGLLFLHASNYGVLNTRRAACAIIGDDAKLVNGLRVCRAFSNIERPMVKNLGASRTGTVRYTMYFGPDVSAGLSLIEKSEASLNNLFGWGYENGSRITQGCSFKKGKLWSVTGGTINDWQQWCCGVGSKVIDENIDENEITSGFLKPQELEARPRKVPVEVEWGEDILRSAEDRVIIRQGEDEFRLNEVDIVIDSHSDEGPYKFKIISPKSESVYNFQIGGSQGFSYSLIAGLEIEIKKSSGEFNSLADWCMRDPLLFMYADGAFSYNNFLVEAECQGEFDADSIETLDWATVDIKRESEGQDKRKDSIQYKMIENIWDDYDVIFNDDDSGEAADIIAIRRESNDQVTLCLVHCKYSLHDQIGARVDDFYQLCGQAQKCIKWKHGGMKALLEHMKSRHNKWRQQGYSRFRKGAYGDASKLEQLTRRSKLQFEVMVVLTCPRIMYQLLLESYPSHLSCIAVAEP; encoded by the coding sequence GTGTCAAGAAACTGTCAATTATACCTTCCCTTACGCGAAGCCAACCGCAGGAAAATTGGCGGCAATACTGTAATTCAAGTTGCAGAGCCAGCCCAAATTTGCGATCTTACTTTCCAGAAGACGGCTAAAAGTGCGTACTTATACAACGACTCATTGGGCCGCGAATTTGCGATTTACCCGCCTAGGACAAAGCAGAGTCATTCAGAGGTGCCGTGCCAATTACGCATCTGCCAGGATGCGATAGGCCCAGAGGACCTTACCTGTGACACAAAATTAAAGTGGTTGCAGCATCCAGCAGATGATTGGGTTGCAGATCCAAAGTCAATTGTTAAAGAATGGCAGGGACATTTTCGCTTTATACAAGAGGATGAGAAAAGTGGCACGGTGGGGCTGCGGGAACCACAGATTGGCGCAATTCATGCTACTGCCGCCCATTGGACGTTAAGAAGTAATCCAGTGACAGTTGTAATGCCGACGGGCACAGGCAAAACTGAGACAATGCTGTCGCTGCTGGTTTATGCTCAATGTCCTAGGCTGCTTGTAGTGGTCCCCTCCGATGCATTAAGATCGCAGCTATTTACCAAGTTTCAGTCACTTGGTTGCTTGCGAAAAATACAGGCAATACCGCATGGCATCCCGAATCCTTGTACAGGATTGCTTAAAAGAGGGATTCATGACGAGCAAGAAGCCAGAGATTTTGCTAATTGCTGCAATGTTATTGTTGCTACAGCTAGCATTCTAAATAGTTGTGACGAGGCGTCTCGCAAAGCCTTAGCTGGAGAATGTACTCATCTTTTTGTTGACGAGGCACATCATCTAGGGGCCAAAACTTGGCAGCACATTAAAGACTTGTTCGAAGAAAAACATGTGGTGCAATTCACAGCTACTCCTTTCAGGCGTGATGGTAAGCGTTTCAGTGGCAAACTGGTCTACAATTATCCGCTTGGGCGGGCGCAGAAAGCAGGCTACTTCAAGTATGTAGATTTATGCCCTGTTGATGAAATAGATGAAGCTGCATCAGATAGGAAGATCGCCGAAAGAACCATTGCCAAACTTCGAGAAGATTTGGAGAAGACGTTAGACCACCTTGTTCTTGCCCGTGTAAAAAATATAAGTGATGTCGAAAACGTGGTCAGCATTTACAATGAAATTGCACCTGAGTTTAATGCTATTGGAATTCACTCACAAGTATCACAAACAGAAAAGTTGAAGTGTCTTGAAAAACTTGAGAACCGGAAGTCACGAATTCTAGTTTGTGTTGACATGTTTGGCGAAGGGTTCGATCTTCCGAATTTAAAAATAGCAGCTATGCACGAAATTCACAGGAGTTTGCCAATCACATTGCAGTTTGTGGGTAGATTTACCCGTAAAGCATCTTCCGTTGGGGATGCTTCTGTGGTTGTAAATGTAGCAAATCCTAGTGTAGATAAGGAATTGCAAGCACTGTATGCTGAGGATGCCAATTGGAATGAACTCTTACGGCGACAAAGTGAATCAAAGATAGAAGAAGAAGTTCGTCTCCAGGAACTTATAGACAGTTTTGAAGGCACTCTACCCGATGAGCTTCCTCTCTGGAATTTGCGGCCAACGATGTCGGCACTTATGTTTACTGCCGAAGAAGCAAAATGGCAGCCGGAGAAACTTCTTGAGGTTCTTCCGTCGACCGAAGTCCAGTGGCATGCAATAAATCCAAGCGAAAAGATCATTGTCGTCGTGTTCGCAAAAAAGGATGATGTGAAATGGGGACGGTATAAAGACATTAGGGATTGGACGTGGCATCTTATAGTGGCTAACTGGAATGACGAACTCGGCTTACTATTCCTTCATGCTAGCAATTATGGTGTACTAAATACCCGAAGAGCAGCATGTGCCATAATTGGAGATGACGCTAAGCTGGTGAATGGATTACGTGTCTGTCGAGCTTTCAGTAACATTGAGAGGCCTATGGTGAAGAATCTTGGTGCGTCCAGGACAGGCACAGTTCGTTACACAATGTATTTTGGTCCTGACGTGTCTGCAGGGCTTTCTCTAATTGAAAAGTCTGAAGCTAGTCTAAATAATCTATTTGGATGGGGATACGAAAATGGCAGTCGAATAACTCAGGGGTGTTCTTTCAAAAAAGGAAAACTGTGGTCTGTTACTGGAGGCACAATTAATGATTGGCAACAGTGGTGTTGCGGTGTAGGAAGTAAAGTTATCGATGAAAATATTGATGAAAATGAAATTACATCTGGTTTTTTAAAACCTCAAGAATTAGAAGCTAGGCCGCGAAAAGTGCCAGTAGAAGTAGAATGGGGTGAGGATATTTTGCGATCTGCTGAAGATCGAGTAATTATCCGCCAAGGAGAAGATGAATTCCGGTTAAATGAAGTTGATATTGTAATTGATAGCCACTCTGATGAGGGGCCATATAAATTTAAAATTATAAGTCCAAAGTCTGAAAGTGTATATAATTTTCAAATCGGTGGGTCACAAGGTTTTAGCTATTCTTTAATTGCAGGTTTAGAAATAGAAATCAAAAAATCTAGTGGAGAATTCAATTCACTTGCTGATTGGTGCATGCGTGATCCACTATTGTTTATGTATGCTGACGGTGCTTTTTCATATAATAATTTTCTTGTAGAAGCTGAATGCCAGGGTGAATTTGATGCAGACTCTATTGAGACGTTAGATTGGGCGACTGTAGATATTAAAAGGGAGTCAGAAGGACAAGACAAAAGAAAAGATTCAATACAGTACAAAATGATTGAGAACATATGGGACGATTATGATGTGATCTTCAATGACGATGATTCAGGAGAAGCGGCTGATATCATTGCTATAAGACGTGAAAGTAATGACCAAGTGACTTTGTGCTTAGTCCATTGCAAATATTCGTTGCACGATCAAATTGGTGCGAGAGTGGATGACTTCTACCAGCTCTGCGGTCAAGCCCAGAAATGCATCAAATGGAAGCACGGTGGAATGAAAGCATTGCTTGAGCACATGAAAAGTCGTCATAACAAGTGGAGACAACAAGGGTATAGCAGGTTTAGAAAAGGTGCTTATGGGGATGCGAGCAAACTTGAGCAATTAACGCGTCGCTCTAAATTACAGTTTGAGGTTATGGTTGTGCTGACCTGCCCCCGAATTATGTACCAGCTTCTGTTAGAGAGTTATCCTTCTCATCTGTCGTGTATTGCTGTAGCTGAGCCGTAG
- a CDS encoding MFS transporter codes for MSGKACKSIWNPQVVAWVLYDFSNSAYILLVPAVAFAVYYRQVVAGGHAGADLQWSFLVSLSLAIAGFLAPFIGSLADVGGLRHRLFTLCTVICCLLTGLLWFITDGMVVVGGILFIVANVTYAIAISLYDSYLRSIVDNSRSARLSSIGWGVGYLGGILCFILCYPLLKGGLATDNLVQYRTSFTITAGFYLVFSIPAFIMLRGIVPRENSRSQFSPSIVMKAYAEVIKTVRQWRAHKEIFKFLLAFYFISDAIVTVIYFTAIFLQTNFGMPVTEILILTLIVQLIGIPCTIIAGVLGDRIGKKIVVLATLVVWVGVVLLMVFGRHPVVPYLMAGTMGLVLGSTQAVLRSMFSDMLTENHAAEFFGFNALAGKVSSVLGPLTFGLIATATGSQRLGLASLLLFFGTGAVILTTVKPSRSAKHVSKW; via the coding sequence ATGTCAGGAAAGGCTTGTAAATCTATCTGGAACCCTCAAGTCGTGGCATGGGTTCTCTACGATTTCTCAAATTCGGCATACATTTTATTAGTACCGGCCGTGGCATTCGCAGTGTACTACAGGCAGGTCGTAGCAGGTGGACACGCCGGTGCAGATCTCCAGTGGTCTTTTCTAGTGTCTTTGTCGCTTGCGATTGCTGGCTTTCTCGCTCCATTCATCGGCAGCCTAGCGGATGTTGGTGGATTACGTCACAGACTTTTTACTTTATGCACGGTAATTTGCTGTCTGTTAACAGGTCTCCTCTGGTTTATAACGGACGGTATGGTCGTAGTTGGTGGAATACTATTTATTGTAGCGAATGTGACTTACGCCATAGCTATTTCGCTCTATGACTCTTACCTTAGATCAATAGTAGATAATTCTCGGTCGGCTAGGCTATCTTCTATCGGATGGGGGGTGGGTTACTTGGGAGGCATCCTTTGTTTTATCCTCTGCTACCCCTTGCTGAAGGGAGGGCTGGCCACAGATAACCTGGTCCAGTATCGAACTAGTTTTACGATTACAGCAGGATTTTACCTTGTGTTTTCAATTCCGGCATTCATCATGTTGCGTGGTATTGTTCCAAGGGAGAATAGTAGAAGCCAATTCAGCCCCTCAATTGTTATGAAAGCGTATGCTGAAGTCATAAAAACCGTTCGCCAATGGCGTGCCCATAAGGAGATATTTAAGTTCCTGTTGGCTTTCTACTTCATAAGCGATGCAATTGTCACAGTTATTTACTTTACCGCGATATTCCTTCAGACTAATTTCGGCATGCCAGTTACTGAAATACTGATACTGACGCTTATTGTACAGTTGATAGGCATACCATGTACGATAATTGCCGGGGTCCTTGGAGACCGAATTGGGAAGAAAATTGTTGTACTCGCGACTTTAGTGGTTTGGGTCGGTGTGGTTCTTTTAATGGTCTTTGGCAGGCATCCTGTTGTTCCGTACTTGATGGCTGGTACAATGGGACTTGTGCTCGGTTCTACGCAGGCAGTTTTGCGGAGTATGTTTTCTGACATGCTAACTGAGAATCATGCCGCGGAGTTTTTCGGCTTTAATGCGTTGGCAGGCAAGGTCTCGTCAGTTTTAGGTCCGCTCACATTCGGTCTTATAGCAACAGCCACTGGTAGTCAGCGGTTGGGACTAGCCTCTCTGCTTCTATTCTTTGGTACAGGAGCAGTCATTTTGACAACTGTGAAGCCAAGTAGGTCTGCCAAGCATGTTAGCAAGTGGTAA
- a CDS encoding M48 family metallopeptidase has product MEFAYTVKRSRKRKKLTITVERDKSVVVHAPFELPDDRIGEILESKKAWVFEKLTHSQKYSDLPHPPGKELVNGESALYLGKLYRIELVEQLEEICFSNRFLIPSSQQHQRKTVLKNWYIAKAKEKLLPKAVGHAKELGVNFNHIKIVDNRYRWGSCTPRNNVNLNWRLIKAPMFTVDYVIVHELAHLLEANHTANFWSIVRTHTPKMEKARSWLKENGQILEEDI; this is encoded by the coding sequence ATGGAGTTTGCGTACACAGTAAAAAGATCTCGGAAGCGAAAAAAGCTGACAATCACGGTTGAACGCGACAAATCTGTAGTTGTGCACGCGCCATTTGAACTTCCAGATGACAGGATTGGAGAAATACTCGAGTCGAAGAAAGCTTGGGTTTTTGAAAAATTAACACACAGTCAGAAATATTCTGATCTCCCACACCCACCTGGCAAGGAGCTAGTTAATGGTGAATCAGCATTATATTTGGGCAAACTGTACCGTATAGAATTGGTGGAGCAGCTAGAAGAAATTTGCTTTTCGAATCGATTTTTAATCCCGAGCTCGCAACAACATCAACGCAAAACGGTTTTGAAGAACTGGTATATTGCTAAAGCCAAAGAAAAACTTCTTCCTAAAGCTGTCGGACACGCTAAAGAACTTGGCGTCAATTTCAATCACATAAAGATAGTCGACAATCGCTACAGGTGGGGTTCGTGCACTCCAAGAAACAATGTCAATCTAAACTGGCGGTTGATCAAGGCTCCGATGTTCACAGTAGACTACGTGATTGTCCATGAACTTGCGCACTTACTCGAAGCTAATCACACGGCCAATTTCTGGAGCATAGTTCGCACCCACACACCAAAAATGGAAAAGGCAAGATCGTGGCTGAAGGAAAACGGACAAATTCTCGAGGAAGATATTTAG
- a CDS encoding PGN_0703 family putative restriction endonuclease, with amino-acid sequence MGFRDQEKQRYAQLKSSLFSEAAQPEGVYRNIPRTFCLPEECSSENLHMSIRKDALDYFRRRNIPWHDGFADTEGKQKALPSNHLCCSQSMCVNSLFPMTRDKRLFERVFRVFFPELKEALTFEADQEDGENAVPYLCFEFVGEKTHFEGERSWPQRGANCTSLDFAFLFEQFDGKRHLVLGEWKYTEEYLRCKLPTAGDYNKTRLATYKEDFHKSQLNHGKLPNYTDYFVEPFYQLMRQSLLASKMQAAGELGADIVTHLHVSPKANRQLAYTFTSPEFAAHGATVFDAWKKLVGPDTFCNIHSENLLTAIEQCCSNDWSHWLLKRYGWWR; translated from the coding sequence ATGGGTTTCAGAGATCAAGAAAAGCAAAGATATGCACAGCTAAAAAGCAGTCTGTTTTCAGAAGCAGCGCAACCTGAGGGTGTCTACCGAAACATACCGCGTACTTTTTGCCTGCCTGAAGAGTGCTCATCGGAAAATCTTCATATGTCTATCAGAAAAGATGCTCTTGACTACTTCAGGAGACGCAACATTCCCTGGCATGATGGGTTTGCAGATACAGAAGGCAAACAGAAGGCCTTGCCCAGCAATCATCTGTGTTGTTCACAGTCAATGTGTGTAAATTCATTATTTCCAATGACGCGAGACAAACGTCTGTTTGAGCGTGTATTTAGGGTGTTTTTCCCAGAACTTAAAGAAGCTCTGACTTTTGAAGCTGACCAGGAGGATGGTGAAAATGCTGTCCCCTACCTTTGCTTTGAGTTTGTTGGAGAAAAAACGCATTTTGAAGGAGAACGGTCTTGGCCTCAGCGGGGCGCAAATTGCACAAGTCTGGATTTTGCGTTCCTGTTCGAGCAGTTCGACGGCAAAAGGCACTTGGTGCTCGGTGAGTGGAAGTATACAGAGGAATATCTGCGCTGCAAGCTTCCTACCGCTGGAGACTACAACAAGACCCGGCTGGCGACATATAAGGAAGATTTCCACAAGTCCCAACTGAACCACGGTAAGTTGCCAAACTACACAGACTATTTTGTAGAACCCTTCTACCAACTCATGCGGCAAAGTTTGCTGGCTAGCAAAATGCAGGCAGCTGGAGAGCTTGGTGCCGATATTGTGACTCATTTGCATGTATCTCCTAAGGCCAATCGTCAGCTTGCATATACCTTTACATCGCCTGAATTTGCCGCTCATGGAGCCACCGTATTTGATGCATGGAAAAAACTGGTCGGCCCGGATACTTTCTGCAATATCCATTCAGAGAATTTGCTCACTGCAATTGAGCAATGCTGCTCAAACGATTGGTCTCACTGGCTGCTTAAGCGGTATGGCTGGTGGAGATAG
- a CDS encoding class I SAM-dependent methyltransferase, with the protein MKIHRETDCQLSPEQYAHLRATSPGLCRRILERLQLPAGGILCDVGCGPGLHTVVLAEMYRGSVIGIDKDAARILHAKAGLSSCTWKVADSVDLPLASKSIDGLTVMFAFHRFSQPHKALYEFARVLRSGSRLAIVTLSHQQLKSRPELNGFPEALLAELARFPRINQIETILMDVGYSDIQTEQYKEVVSYSGYSFLEWVRMRPYSSHRFMPKRRFCECMKRLSDQFSTLPQVEIANEATIITAEHAG; encoded by the coding sequence ATGAAGATACATCGTGAAACTGATTGCCAACTTTCTCCTGAGCAGTATGCTCATCTCCGCGCCACCAGCCCCGGGCTTTGTAGACGCATACTCGAACGGCTGCAGTTACCAGCTGGAGGCATTCTTTGCGATGTTGGTTGTGGTCCAGGCCTTCACACAGTCGTGCTTGCAGAAATGTATCGTGGCAGCGTTATTGGCATTGATAAGGATGCCGCACGCATATTACATGCTAAAGCAGGACTCTCTTCTTGCACTTGGAAAGTGGCAGACTCGGTTGATTTACCTCTAGCCTCTAAGTCGATTGATGGGTTAACTGTTATGTTTGCTTTTCATAGATTTTCACAACCGCACAAGGCTCTGTATGAGTTTGCCCGCGTTCTTCGCTCCGGTTCAAGGCTGGCAATCGTTACACTTTCACATCAACAACTGAAGTCTCGCCCTGAGCTTAATGGCTTTCCAGAGGCTCTGCTGGCGGAACTAGCCCGATTCCCAAGAATTAACCAGATTGAAACGATCTTAATGGACGTGGGATATAGCGACATTCAAACCGAGCAGTATAAAGAAGTGGTTTCATATTCGGGCTATAGCTTCTTGGAGTGGGTTCGAATGCGCCCTTACTCATCGCACCGCTTCATGCCCAAACGTAGATTTTGCGAATGTATGAAGCGATTGTCTGACCAGTTTTCGACATTGCCTCAAGTTGAAATCGCAAATGAAGCTACCATCATCACCGCCGAGCATGCGGGTTAG